The region AATAAGTTCTGCAATCAGTTCTGCCGTTGCATGATCCAGCGTACCTGTCCGTAACTTCCCAGGGAAAGTGTGTTCGGAGCAATGGATGCCCAGTGGTCGCACCCACGATCGCCTGACGTGGATCGTTATGCCAATGGTTGGCTTTACAGTCAGTGCCCTGACCCGCGATTGGGTGTGGGGGGCCATTGCCAGTAGCAGCTTTGGCATTGGCGGCTTTCTCCTCAGCCCTGATCTAGATACGGTCTCATTACCCTACTACCGTTGGGGCTGGCTACGGATAATTTGGTTGCCCTATCAAAAGATGTTTTGCCACCGCTCCCTTTGGACCCATGGTCCTGTAGTGGGAACCCTCATTCGTTTGCTGTATCTCAGTTTTTGGCTGGGGTTAGGCCTGGGACTGATTGCTGGCGTAGCCGCCTGCACGGGTCATCTAAGGGGACTACAGGAATGGCTGCATCACTGGTGGCGAGTAGATTGGCGCTGGGGACTGGCGATCGCCCTTGGCCTAGAGCTATCGGCACTGCTCCATGTCACAAGCGATTGGGTAGTTTCCCAGTGGCAACGCTGGCACCGCTAATGGGGGTGTGTAGGGCAAGGAGGTGCACTCATCGAGCGATCGAGCCAACCCACTGCCTGTTGCAGATGTGCCAGTGCCTCAGCATCATTTTCCTTGAGAAGGTAGATCACAGCGGCAGCCGCTTGTTCGAGGGCACGGGCACGGCGATTTCCTTTGAGGCGATGCCAATCTTCGGGAGCAATCCTAACCGCATCAAGGAGAGCGGTAGCCAGTTCTTGTGCACCGAGAGTTGTTTGCGCCATGACTTAAAGGGTATCCAAAGGGACAACTATCCTCTAGTTTAAGTCGTTGGCGAGTGCCCCTCACGTGACCGGAAATGGAACCTTAGCCTTGAAGGGTGACGTCTAAAATGAAGGCAGGTGCATCCCGCCAAGGAGAGATCGTGATGGTCGCAAAAGTCACCCGCTCCCGTCCCACATTGATTGTGCTGGCCGTTATTGGCCTTGCCTCGGCTACTACAGCGGCATGGCTAACCTTGAATCCTCCTCGGCCGGGAGATCCAGTTCCCAATTCGGCGCAAGTTGCTCAGCAGCAGGAAACTCAAATCTTTTGGGTTAAAAATGAAGGGGACACCCTCATCCTAGTGCCCTCAACAGTACGGATAAATACCCCGGCAACACGGCCAGAACTCTTTATTCAATCGCGGCTGGAGCGGCTTTTGGCGGGGCCGGCTAATCAGGATGTCACCACCGGCATTCCGGAAAATACCCGTGTCAATTGGGTAGAAGTCAAAGCCGATGGCATCCATGTCGATCTCTCCCCAGAGTTTACCAAGGGCGGGGGGAGTGCCTCAATGCAAGCGCGCTTAGGGCAGGTCTTGTACACAGCAACGGCGAGTGATCCCAAGGCACCGGTTTGGATTTCCATTGGTGGTGAACCGCTCCGTGTCCTAGGGGGTGAGGGGCTAGAGGTGACGCAACCCATGACGCGTCAAAACTTTCAAAGGGCCTTTGCCCTCCGCATCCAGTAGTGCCAAGCCAGCCCAAGAAGAAGGAGACCGCACCCCGATACCCAGACTTGGACTTCGACCCAAAAGGCCAGCCCGAGACAGCCAATTAAACCTGCAACCGCAAGCCAGCGGGGAAATTGTGGCTCCTGCAGTTGCAGTGCGGCAAGATTGGTAATGGCGTAGTAAATCAGCACGCTAAAGGCACTAAAGGACCATGTCGTTTGCACATTGCCAAGGAGGATCAATAGGGCAATCCCCCCACTCACAGCGAGAATGGCAGCGACAGGTTGTTTTCCTTGGGGTGGAATCTGAGCTAAAGTTGGTGGTAAATCTCGTCGTCGCGCCATTGCCAACACTACACGGGAGAGGCCAAGCAATAGATTGAGCAAAATCCCCACCAGGGCAGCGATCGCCCCCAAAGCCATAAGAGGGGGTAGCCAAGGTACGCCAAAGCGACTCGCCACCACTGCTAGGGAGGCAGCAGTAGTGAGGTTTCCTGAATGATGACTGCCGAGGACAACCCAAGCGACACTCAGGTACAGCAGCAGCGCAATGACAATGGTGAGCACAATAGCCCGGGGAATGGTTTGCCGGGGGGTTTTAACCTCCTCCGCCAGCACAGCGATACGGGCATAGCCTGCATAGGCAACAAAGAGGAGTGCCGTTGCCTGAAGAAGATGTTTGAGTGATAGGGGTTGCGATGTTGCCAGCCAAGGTGATCCTCCCCGCTGTTGGAGATGGCCAATCCCCACAAAGAGCAATAGACTGGTGAACGTGACAAGGAGAATCCCCAGATTCACTTGAGTCGATCGGCGGATCCCCAAAAGCACCACGCCGGTCAAGACCGCCAGTAGCCCCAGAGCAGCCATAACTTGCCAGCGTCCGCTGCTGTCTTCTAGGCCCAACCATTGGTAGAGATAGGCCACAGACCCAAGGGCGGCAGTGGCTGCGGAAGCCGATTTGGCCACTAAAAACATCCACCCTGCTGTAAAGCCGAAAGGGGGAGAAAGGTAGTGATACCCATACTCGTAAGTACCCCCACTCACAGGATGGGAGGCAGCTAATTGGGCACTACTGAGGCCGTTACACAAAGCGATCGCTGCTGCTAGGATTAGGGCTATCAACACCCAAGCGCCGGCGAGGTCGGTAGCGATGCCTAAACTGACCAATGAAATCGGATACAAGCCCCGTCCTTTTAGGACTTTTGATTTCTCATGTATTCCTTAAGCACCTCTAACAGTGCTCCTCCAACAGATGCCGCAAAATAACTAGGGCTCCAAAGTGATTCTTCATGGGGTTTTGGTAGTGCAGCTTTTCCATATCGACGACTAGATACACCTTTAAGCGCATTTACAATCTGCGAAACAGAAAGTTTAGGAGGGTACTCAATTAGCGCATGGACATGGTCTTCTTCGCCGTTAAATTCAAGAATCTGGAAATCCATCTTCTTAGCGACTTCTCGAAACGATTTCTCGATCAGCTCTAATCCCTCAGCGCTAAGGACTGGCCGGCGATACTTAGTCACGCATACCAAATGAATCTTTAGGTCCGTAACACTGTGTCTCCCTTTACGAAGATGACTTGACATTGCCTGTAGACCAACCTATAATCTAGCTACAGACCAATTATAGCACAACCAATGAAAGCTAGATATAGATATCGTTTCTATCCCACAGACCAACAACGACAACGCCTAGCTCAGTTGTTTGGCTGTGTCCGTGTGGTATGGAACGACGCACTGGCAATTTGTAAACAATCTGATTCATTGCCAAAAACTAGTGAATTGCAAAAGCTAGTAATTACCCAAGGGAAGAAAACACCAGAGCGGCAATGGTTGTCTGATGTTTCTAATGTCCCGTTACAGCAGTCCGTTGCCGATTTAGGAGTTGCCTATAAAAACTTCTTCGATTCAATTAAAGGTCGGCGAAAAGGCAAGAAGATCAACCCTCCTAGATTTAAAAAGAAGACAGAAAGACAATCCGCCAGATTTACTACCTATGGTTTTTCAATTAAAGGCGAAGAAGTTTATCTAGCGAAGATTGGTAATGTCAGACCAATTTGGTCAAGAAAGCTTCCTTCTAAACCAAGCTCAGTTACGGTGATTAAAGATGCTGCAAATCGATATTTTCTCAGTTTTGTCGTCGAGATCGACCCAGTTCATCAACCTGCAAGTAATCCTTCTATCGGCATTGATTTGGGAATTAAAGCGTTTGCTACTTTAAGTACGGGCGAAAAGATTGATGGCCCTGATTATTCCAAGTTAGACAAAAAGATCAGGCGAAAACAACGCAAACTGGCCCGTCAAGTTAAAGGAAGCCAACGGCGGGAGAAAACAAGACTGCAAATCGCTAAGCTTCATAGTCGGATTTCAGACATTCGCAGGGATTTCTTGCATAAAGTGTCTACCCGCGTGGTTATCGAGAACCAAGTGATCGCGCTGGAAGACTTAAATGTCTCTGGAATGGTGAAGAACCGCAAACTCGCTAGAGCAATTAGCTTGCAAGGTTGGCGAGAATTCAGGGTTTTAGTTGAGGCTAAGTGCAACAAACTAAACCGTGATTTTATTGTCATTGACCGATGGGAGCCAACCAGTCAGACTTGCTCAAAATGCGGTTTTAAATGGGGCAAAGTCGATCTATCCGTTCGCTCTGTCGTATGTCTAAATTGTGGTGCAGAGCACGATAGAGACGAAAATGCCGCAAGAAACATAGAAAAAGTCGGGATAGGGCATTGCCACGACTATAAATGGACGCAGAGGGGGAGTAAGACTACTTCGGTAGCATCACCCAGTGAAGCGTCAAGAATCATCGCACTTTAGGGCGGTGAGTATGTCAAATCTACTACCGCAGTAATGCCGTCCTCTTAGAAATTGAACGGGAGTATCCCGACGGTAATGTTCTGCTTGTTTCCCACAAGGCTACCATTCGGATTATGCTCTGTGGTCTTCTTGGGATTGATGTGGGACGGTTTCGCGATCTCATTGCTGCCCCAGTGGCCAGTGTCAGTATTGTGGAATATACCTCCCGTGGACCACTGCTCCTTGCCCTGGCGGAGCGATCGCACCTAAGTCCAGAACTGCGGCACCTGCCGGGCACCTAACCTACACGGTCATAATATCCTTTTCTTTCTCGGCAAGGAGGGCATCAATTTTGCCGATGTATTTGTCGGTGAGCTTTTGCACTTTCTCTTGCAAATCCTTGACTTCATCTTCAGTGAGCTCTCCGGCTTTACCCGCCTTTTTGATGTGATCAATGGCATCGCGGCGGATGTTGCGAATGGCCACTTTGCCCCCTTCAGCAATTTTGGCGGCGGTTTTCACGAGTTCTTTGCGTCGCTCCGTGGTCAACGGCGGAATGTTGAGGCGGACGCTAGAGCCATCATTGTTGGGCGTCAACCCCAAGTCAGAGAGTTGAATGGCTTTTTCAATGCTGGCCAATGTGGAGCGATCGTAGGGCTGAATCAAAATCGTCGTTGCATCGGGGGTGGAGACATTGGCCAAGGACCGCAGGGGAGTTTCAGTGCCGTAGTAGTCCACCATCACCCGGTCTAATAACGCCGCGTTGGCGCGACCCGTGCGAATGCTATTGAAGTCATGCTGGGTTGCTTCAACCGATTTTTGCATCCGCTCTTCGACATCAGCTAATTTCACAGGAGCCTCCAACCATCGTACCAATGGGTTCCCCAGTCAAGGCGCGGTAGATGTTACCGGCTGTTTCTAAGCTAAACACAATAATGGGGATATCATTATCTTTACACAGGGCGATCGCTGTACTGTCCATCACCGCCAAGTTATGGGTGAGGGCATGGGTGTAGGTGAGACTGCGGTAGCGACGCGCATTCGGATGGGTATGGGGATCCGCGTCATAGACGCCATCGACCTTAGTGGCTTTGAAGATCACTTCAGCATCAATCTCGGCAGCCCGCAGGGCAGCGGTTGTGTCCGTGGTAAAAAAGGGATTGCCTGACCCTGCCCCAAAGATCACCACCCTTCCCTTTTCTAGGTGACGAATGGCACGGCGGCGAATATAGGGTTCGGCCACCTCCTGCATGGCGATCGCCGTTTGCACTCGTGTGGGTACATTCATCTGTTCAAGGGCATCCTGAAGGGTCATGGCATTCATAACGGTAGCAATCATGCCAATGTAGTCTGCAGTTGCCCGGTCCATGCCAGCAGCGGCCCCTTTCATACCGCGAAAGATATTGCCACCCCCCACTACAATGGCAGTTTGAACTCCCGCTTGCACCACCTGAGCAATTTCACTGGCAAAGGATTGAACTACCTTCGGATCAATACCATAGTTCAGGTTGCCCATGAGGGCTTCACCGCTCAGTTTGAGCAATACGCGGCGATATTTAGGACTCATTGCGAGGATTCTTGCACTCCAATACGTTCCCCATCAACGATAGCAGGTTAGACGCGCCCGGTTGGACTCGAACCAACGACCAATCGCTTAGAAGGCGAGTGCTCTATTCCGCTGAGCTACGGGCGCATTTTTCAATATTTTCCCACAACGCATAAGCTGAAGATAATATCTGGCTAGTTAGGACGATTCCGATGGATCTCACTTCTCCTCCTTCTCGTTTGCTTTTGGTCTGCGCTGACAACCACCTGTCGCAACGCATGGGGCAAGACCTTCAGGCAGCGGGTTACGATCCAGTGATTGCGACAACAGAAAAAGAATGTTACTTGGCCTGTACCGAATGGCAGCCTGCCTTGATGATCATGGATCGCTATTTAGGACGGCTCAACGGTATGGAGTTATGCCAGCGGCTGCGTCAGCAGGGGATCAGTCTGCCGATTCTACTGATGTTGGACAGCGATCGCCTCGAAGATCGGGTCGCTGTACTGGAGTCAGGGGCTGATGATTATCTATTGCTGCCCTACAGTCCCAAGTCTTTTCTCCAGATGATTCAGCTCTACCTGAAGCCACCGGTGACCCAAAGTGAGGTGTTGCGATTTGATAATTTGACCCTCGATTTACTGACGCGGCGAGCAGAGCGCAATGGGCGGATAATCGACCTTACCATGAAGGAGTATGAACTGCTGAAATTTCTCATGGAGCACCCCCGCGAAGTCCTTACCCGTGAGCAAATTTTAGAAAATGTCTGGGGCTATGACTTTTTGGGTGAATCCAACGTCATTGAAGTCTATATTCGTTATCTGCGGTTGAAGATTGAACCCGATGGTGAAAAACGGTTGATTCACACAGTGCGAGGAGTGGGCTATGTTCTCCGTGAAGCCTAAGTTACGCTGGCTGCTTCTGGGATGGGTGACCTTGGGGTTCCTGCTGGGGTGTCAAAACCTCAGCCAAGGGAATCCGGCAACCCCACCTCCAATGGTTCGCGGCATTCCGCAATATCTACCCATTACGGCCAAGGCACGCATTCACGATACCTGGATTCAATTGGAAGTGGCGCGATCGCCCGCCCAGCAGCAGTTGGGCTTGATGTTTCGTCCGCAATTGCCGAGGGATCGCGGCATGCTGTTTCCGCTGTCTCCGCCCCAGGTGGCCAGCTTCTGGATGAAAAATTGCCTTATCCCCCTCGACTTAGTTTTTCTCAGGAACGGGAAGGTGGTGGCGATCGCCCCCGAAGTCCCCCCTTGTTCAACTCTCCCTTGCCCCACCTATGAGTCTGGGGTTCCTGTGGATGCTGTTCTTGAGCTCGCCGGCGGTCGTGCTGCAGAATTGAGACTCAAGGTCAATGATCCTGTAGAGATACAGTACTTGGAGCCTTGAATGACGGTCAGGGGTACTTCGCTCCCAAATACGATTCCAAAGCAGAAGTGTTGAAAGAGAGTTTAAGAAGCGAGAAAAAAGGGAAGAAATGTCGGTCGGGTAGCAGGGGGGCATTGCTGCCCCCTAGCCCCCTAGGAACCGGACGTGCAAGTTTCCCTGCATCCGGCTCGAGCCCCCCAGGACCCCTCATTTAAGAGGAACCGGTTGTGCATGCAACCTTTACGATACTCATCTACAGCCTCTCTACCTTTTGAGCAGGTTGGTGACCGCACCAGTGACTCAAGATCACCGCCATTTGCTTTGTCACCATTAGGGAGGTTCTGTGAGTTTTCTCGTAACTGGGGACCAGTGGGAAGTCTGCCCTCTTTCGAGTGGGATGATGTTGGATGTCCTGCCACCATCCTCAATCCCTATCCAATCCATTACAGATTGGCATTCGCTTTTTCCCACCTCCTTTACCCGCACTTCCATGGGTGTTCCCCGCGGTCCACTTGCCTTGTTCTTAGCCTATCAAGGCGAAAGTACGGGCTTACCACGTTCCGTTTAGATGACATATGAGGGGTTAGGTGGTGACTCTGCCCCGACGGAGCTATCGTCCCCCCTCACTGAAGAACAAACAGTGAGTCCTGTCCGTTTGCCATTTTGGCCCAGGCCTATCAGCGTCTTTGGCCTGTCTAAGATCACGAGGCTTCTAGCGTCACTTCACTTACGTTCACCATACCCTCAAGCCTAGCTCCCTATCACCTGACACTGGTGAAGTTGCTTCCTCCTCACGGATTCGGCTTCAACCTTACGGTTCAGGCTACGTTGTCGGGAGGGCTTCATACCTGACCGTTGCCAGTCACGCATGCCTCCCTAGGCTACAGCTGGGGGAACAGCTGGTCTCATTCTAACCTTTCGGGTTAGCGAGACAATCATCTGGTTAGCTCCACGTCGCAACAGAAGAACCTAGCCATCATTGCCGCAGAACGGGAAGCGGCTGAAAAACGGGTACTGGAGCAAAATGTTGTGGAAATTGATGTCTTTCGGCGGCAGCGTCAAGCGGAAATTGCCCAACAGGCAGCGGAACTGGAGGCGGAAGCAATTCGCACCCTTGCGGCGGCCAACCGCGATAAAGCCCTTGCTGAGGCGGCAGGAGTGGAGGCCATGCTCGCGGCCCAAAATGTGATTAGCAATGCTAACTTGATAGCTCAAGTGATAAGAGCCCTCTGGCCAGAACTGGCACCCCAACTGCCGCAAGTGCTCCAAGCCCTTGCCCCCCAACCGGGGGTGATTGGCGATGCCAAAATTTATACCTTTGCCAATGGAGGCGGCACCGCTGATTTGAATAAACTGCTCCTGTCCACTAGTGGGTTGGCCCTGATCAATGCCCTTTTTGAGGAGGGGAAACTTGGCCAATTGCTAGCACAAATTCAATCTGTTCTCCAAGACCGTACGTCGAATTCCTAAAACGCGACTGCATACCCCTAGCTGCCGGAATGGATAACCCTTCAGTAGGGCTAGGGGGCAGAGGCATGCATAAAGGATTTATTGAATCCGTCTCTATTTTCAAAATTCATAGAACTTTGTCAATGGGGAAAATATAAAATAAAGATTAAGGAGCACCAAAGGTCAGTGTTAGTATTCTCCTGAACAGATTTAGAAATGTTAAGATTCTTAATATATGTCATCTAGCTTTGCAAACGCTGTTAAAGCACCGTTGGCTTGGCCGCGATCTTTAGCAGGGGCGATCGCCCATCCTATAGAGAAAACGATATTCCTGGGCCTTGGACGAATCACTGCTGTCAACCTTGAGAACGAGCGATAGGGACTATGGACACCTCAAAAGATTTAGTGCGCACTTACCTACGGGAGATTGGCCGTGTGCCATTGCTCACCCACGAACAGGAAGTGATCTACGGAAAACAGGTGCAGCAACTTGCCGCCATGAACGAGATTCGCGAAAAGCTGGCGGCAGAACTCAACCGTGAACCCACCCGTGCTGAATGGGCTGCCGCCGCCAACATCAGTGAAGGGGAGTTGGAGACCATTATCGAGAATGGCGAGCGCGCCAAACGGAAAATGGTGGAAGCCAACCTACGGCTGGTGGTTTCGGTGGCCAAAAAGTACATTAAGCGCAATGTGGATCTGCTCGATCTCATCCAAGAGGGAACCATCGGGATGCAGCGGGGAGTAGAAAAATTTGACCCCACTAAGGGGTATCGCTTCTCGACCTATGCCTACTGGTGGATTCGCCAAGCCATCACACGGGCGATCGCTGAAAAGGGGCGG is a window of Thermosynechococcus vestitus BP-1 DNA encoding:
- a CDS encoding metal-binding protein yields the protein MPSGRTHDRLTWIVMPMVGFTVSALTRDWVWGAIASSSFGIGGFLLSPDLDTVSLPYYRWGWLRIIWLPYQKMFCHRSLWTHGPVVGTLIRLLYLSFWLGLGLGLIAGVAACTGHLRGLQEWLHHWWRVDWRWGLAIALGLELSALLHVTSDWVVSQWQRWHR
- a CDS encoding DUF6439 family protein, whose protein sequence is MAQTTLGAQELATALLDAVRIAPEDWHRLKGNRRARALEQAAAAVIYLLKENDAEALAHLQQAVGWLDRSMSAPPCPTHPH
- a CDS encoding GerMN domain-containing protein, whose amino-acid sequence is MVAKVTRSRPTLIVLAVIGLASATTAAWLTLNPPRPGDPVPNSAQVAQQQETQIFWVKNEGDTLILVPSTVRINTPATRPELFIQSRLERLLAGPANQDVTTGIPENTRVNWVEVKADGIHVDLSPEFTKGGGSASMQARLGQVLYTATASDPKAPVWISIGGEPLRVLGGEGLEVTQPMTRQNFQRAFALRIQ
- a CDS encoding APC family permease — its product is MYPISLVSLGIATDLAGAWVLIALILAAAIALCNGLSSAQLAASHPVSGGTYEYGYHYLSPPFGFTAGWMFLVAKSASAATAALGSVAYLYQWLGLEDSSGRWQVMAALGLLAVLTGVVLLGIRRSTQVNLGILLVTFTSLLLFVGIGHLQQRGGSPWLATSQPLSLKHLLQATALLFVAYAGYARIAVLAEEVKTPRQTIPRAIVLTIVIALLLYLSVAWVVLGSHHSGNLTTAASLAVVASRFGVPWLPPLMALGAIAALVGILLNLLLGLSRVVLAMARRRDLPPTLAQIPPQGKQPVAAILAVSGGIALLILLGNVQTTWSFSAFSVLIYYAITNLAALQLQEPQFPRWLAVAGLIGCLGLAFWVEVQVWVSGCGLLLLGLAWHYWMRRAKAL
- the tnpA gene encoding IS200/IS605 family transposase; translation: MSSHLRKGRHSVTDLKIHLVCVTKYRRPVLSAEGLELIEKSFREVAKKMDFQILEFNGEEDHVHALIEYPPKLSVSQIVNALKGVSSRRYGKAALPKPHEESLWSPSYFAASVGGALLEVLKEYMRNQKS
- a CDS encoding RNA-guided endonuclease InsQ/TnpB family protein codes for the protein MKARYRYRFYPTDQQRQRLAQLFGCVRVVWNDALAICKQSDSLPKTSELQKLVITQGKKTPERQWLSDVSNVPLQQSVADLGVAYKNFFDSIKGRRKGKKINPPRFKKKTERQSARFTTYGFSIKGEEVYLAKIGNVRPIWSRKLPSKPSSVTVIKDAANRYFLSFVVEIDPVHQPASNPSIGIDLGIKAFATLSTGEKIDGPDYSKLDKKIRRKQRKLARQVKGSQRREKTRLQIAKLHSRISDIRRDFLHKVSTRVVIENQVIALEDLNVSGMVKNRKLARAISLQGWREFRVLVEAKCNKLNRDFIVIDRWEPTSQTCSKCGFKWGKVDLSVRSVVCLNCGAEHDRDENAARNIEKVGIGHCHDYKWTQRGSKTTSVASPSEASRIIAL
- the frr gene encoding ribosome recycling factor, which gives rise to MKLADVEERMQKSVEATQHDFNSIRTGRANAALLDRVMVDYYGTETPLRSLANVSTPDATTILIQPYDRSTLASIEKAIQLSDLGLTPNNDGSSVRLNIPPLTTERRKELVKTAAKIAEGGKVAIRNIRRDAIDHIKKAGKAGELTEDEVKDLQEKVQKLTDKYIGKIDALLAEKEKDIMTV
- the pyrH gene encoding UMP kinase, whose protein sequence is MSPKYRRVLLKLSGEALMGNLNYGIDPKVVQSFASEIAQVVQAGVQTAIVVGGGNIFRGMKGAAAGMDRATADYIGMIATVMNAMTLQDALEQMNVPTRVQTAIAMQEVAEPYIRRRAIRHLEKGRVVIFGAGSGNPFFTTDTTAALRAAEIDAEVIFKATKVDGVYDADPHTHPNARRYRSLTYTHALTHNLAVMDSTAIALCKDNDIPIIVFSLETAGNIYRALTGEPIGTMVGGSCEIS
- the nblR gene encoding response regulator transcription factor NblR, producing the protein MDLTSPPSRLLLVCADNHLSQRMGQDLQAAGYDPVIATTEKECYLACTEWQPALMIMDRYLGRLNGMELCQRLRQQGISLPILLMLDSDRLEDRVAVLESGADDYLLLPYSPKSFLQMIQLYLKPPVTQSEVLRFDNLTLDLLTRRAERNGRIIDLTMKEYELLKFLMEHPREVLTREQILENVWGYDFLGESNVIEVYIRYLRLKIEPDGEKRLIHTVRGVGYVLREA
- a CDS encoding DUF192 domain-containing protein; protein product: MFSVKPKLRWLLLGWVTLGFLLGCQNLSQGNPATPPPMVRGIPQYLPITAKARIHDTWIQLEVARSPAQQQLGLMFRPQLPRDRGMLFPLSPPQVASFWMKNCLIPLDLVFLRNGKVVAIAPEVPPCSTLPCPTYESGVPVDAVLELAGGRAAELRLKVNDPVEIQYLEP
- a CDS encoding flotillin domain-containing protein, producing MEIDVFRRQRQAEIAQQAAELEAEAIRTLAAANRDKALAEAAGVEAMLAAQNVISNANLIAQVIRALWPELAPQLPQVLQALAPQPGVIGDAKIYTFANGGGTADLNKLLLSTSGLALINALFEEGKLGQLLAQIQSVLQDRTSNS